A segment of the Carassius carassius chromosome 21, fCarCar2.1, whole genome shotgun sequence genome:
AAGATACTTCTTAAGACAGGGCCTTGATACTCAGAAGAGAGGGCATGACAGGCGCTCAGGCGGGAGCGGCTTTCTCATAGAAACCCTCAAGAACAAGAGGAGCACTACCAAGCTTAACCATACAAGTATCGTCAATTTAACGTCAGTAGAGTGGGGCCCAAGTTAGGATTCCGAGGTCTGAACTCAGAGGAAGGGCACGAGGCTAGCATTGTGTCACCCTTACCATAAAGGCTTTCAGAAAGGTGTGCAAAGGCTTAGTGGACACACCTACCATGAATATGGATTTTAAAGAAGTGCACAGAGAACTAGCATGTGCACTTACCATAAAAATGGATTTCAGACTAAGCTCTAAAAGCAAAGGACTCGCAATCAGGGAGAGGAGCTCTTTTAAGCTCGACCATAAGACCAGCCCGCCGGGAGGCAGAAAATAGTCTGGTTACCAGAGAAAGCTGAAGGGCTTGAATTCCAAAAGTGGGTTAGAAACTCGTAGGTGACCCTCAGGGAAAAAGGGGAGCACTGGTAGGTTCAACCATAAGAGCAGCCAAACAGGTAGACAGAAGGAGCCTAACAACCTGACATGGCTGCTCAGTGGAGTTCTGAGGAGCAGAAGACTCAACGAGGGGAGAACTCATGGGCTTATTTGGAAGTGGCATTCTCATAGGTGACTCTCAAGAGCAAGGGGAGCACTTCTAGGCTCTCCTTCTAGAGCAGTCTAACAGGGAGGCAAAAAGGGCGTAACAAACTGACAACTGCTCAATGGAGCTCCAAAAAGCTCACAAACGAGAAGGAGAACTGATATGCTCAATTAGGAGCGTTGTGCTCAAACAAATAATGACCCTTGAGGACAAGGGGAGCACTGCTGGGCTCAACCAAAAAAGCAATCCACCAGGGGTTTAAAAAGCAGTCTAACAGCAGGCAGAATGTGGCCTAACAACCTGAAGTGGCTGGCGAATGGAGCCCCAAGTAGCAGAGGACTCGACTCGACAGAGAGAAACTCAAATGTTCAGTTTGGGAGTGGCGTGATCACCAGTGACCCTCCAGAATGAGGGGAGCACTGCTAAGTTCAAACAAAACATTAGCCTAACAGGGAGGCAGAAAGAGGCCTAACAACCTGATAAGGCCTCAAAATGGAACTCCAGGGAGTGGAGGACCTGGTGTGAAGGGACCCTCCGATGCTCAAATGGGGGCAGTGAGCTCACAGATGACCCTCAGGTCAAGGAGGGTCCCTCTAGTGTGAGATTCTGAGATTCTGACAACCTGAGattcaaaaatacaatataatctCAGGTTGTCAGAATCTCAGAATCTCACCCTAGGCCTCAGGAGGCCTCAGACACTTAACTGGGAGCGGCATTCTAAAAGGTAACCCTGTGATGTGAGGGGAGCACTGCTAGGCTCAACCAAACAAGGGCAATTAATCAGGGAGGCAACAAGCAGCCAAACTACCTGATATTTAACCAGACTGATAGAATCTGAAGAAACAGCGGGACCCGATAACCATTCATGCATACAGAGCTACTGCTCCTCAGAGCTGAAGCTTTCAGGAAGGGTTTCAGCAGAAACACATCTCACGCATACCTCAGGGAACGTAGTGTGCTCAAGTCCACTCCACAGAGGGGCGATTACTGGTTCAAATATAAAGTCAGTGTGACAGGGAGGTTAGATCCAAGATGGTGGCGCGGTCGGACGCAGCGGCTACTCCGGGTCccaaaaattgtgtttttatgtttttttagtcTCGTTTTCTCTTCTTTGTCTCACCTTAATGCAAAATCATCAGATAAACACTTGGAAAAACATCTATGATCGACAGAGCCTTTTGGAAATCGGCAGTGTGTACAAACCCCAGCTTTCGCGGTGATGACTGAGAATCTAAGAGGCCTCTGTCTGACAAAACACTGTACATCGCTGGTGGAGTTATTTTTTTGAAGTATCGATGGTTTATCTTCCGCGGGAGTTCACGGCCATTGTTATTGTCGCAGTCTACGTCCTCCCATTTGCTAAAGTGAAGAATGCCCTTCATGAGATGTACAGCACCATcagcaaacaacaaacaaaaaacccagATGGCTTTTTCATAATAGCCGATGACTTCAACCATGCTAACTTAAAGACAGTTTTGCCAAAGTTCTATCAACATATGAACTTTGCAACAAGGAGAAAAAACACACTGGACTTTATTTACACAACAGAAAATAATGCGTACAAGGCTGTATCCTGCCCCCACCTCGGGTACTTGGATCACATCTCTGTTATGCCAATTCCAGAATTCAGACCACTTCTGAacgccaaaccagttcaaaaacacATCACAGTTTGGCCAGATGATGCTACCTCAACATTACAGTACTGCTTTCAGTGCACAGACTGGAACATGTTTAAAGAGGCAGCTACCTCACAAATCACTTCACAGACATCAGAGACACATGGAGGCTGTGGCAAGCCtttcagaccatcactgactacaCACCCCTCCCGGATGCACTCAACCACTTTGATTCATGGTATGAAATGCAGAATGACACACCAGCACAGAAACTGCCCATACCTCACAACAAGGTATGTCTCCAGCTGACGTAAGGAAGACCCTATCTAGGATTAACCCACGCCAGGCTGCAGGTCCTGACAACATACATGGCTGTGTACTGAGATAGTGTGCTGAACAGCTGACAGATATCTTGTTGTCTGTGTGCTCAACCCACTGCTCTTCACACTGCTGACCCAAGACTGCActgccaagttcagctccaaGTGCGcatcacagaggatctcacctggaccaccaacaccatgtcactctCCAAGAAGGCCCAACAGCGCCTACACTTTCTCTGCCGGCTGAAAAGAGCAAGTCtccctccacccatcctcaccCAATTCTACAGAGGAACCATAGAGAgcgtgctgaccagctgcatcactgtctggtacAGGAACTGTAGTGCAGCAGACTGCAAGACCCTCCAGCGGACAGAGAACACAGCTgcaaagatcattggtgaccctCTCCAATCCATCCTGGACATTTTCCTCACACAATGATCCATCAAAGCAAACACTATCATGAAGGAGCCCGCCCATCCCTCCTacagtctcttccagctcctaCCATCAGGAAGACAGTACCGGAGCATCAGAGCCTGCTCATCCAGACTGCTCAACAGCTTTTTTCCCCCAGGCTGTGAGAGCCCTGAAGTCAAATCACCCTAACCCTTCTCTGAAACCCCACACAAACCCCCTACCTCCTGAAACACAAAATACTCAGTTATATGTGTGTTTACATGCTTatgcactacaaatcatcttgtactgttccccagccagctgcttgacttacagtgtttctctttgcacatgtacagtactatgtgatgagagtgagtgagtgagagtgaagtgacattcagccaagtatggtgacccatactcagaatttgtgctctgcatttaacccatccgaaatgcacacacacagagcagtgaacacacacacacacactgtgagcacacacccggagcagtgggcagccatttatgctgcggcgcccggggagcagttgggggttcgatgccttgctcaagggcacctaagtcgtggtattgagggtggagagagaactgtacatgcactccccccacccacaattcctgccggcccgggactcgaactcacaacctttcgattgggagtccgactctctaaccattaggccacgacttcccctagcatgtgaagcattcgtatagtctatatatttttctttttcagtctgTGTATaggtaaatatttatatttagtatattaatattcaaaatctgtcagtaggttagttgtgtataggtacaGTGTTTAAGTGAACCATTCATATagtctgtattttttatgtatttttaagtataggtaaaaatttataaatagtatatttatagtcaaaatctgtcagttagttgtgtataggtttatactcTTACAAAAtttttgtatgtctgtatttatgtagcaccgttGTCCTGTGAGACACACCATTtcattccactgtatgtccacacatgtagtggaatgacaataaagctcgaacttgaacttgaaaaggATTCAGAATTATACTGGGGACCTAATGCTAGGAAGCTCTTTTGCAGAAACCCAGGCTGCGTGTCCAAAAACATGAAGCTGAAGATGTAGGGCTACCAGCCAGCCTGGAATTGTTTCTGACGGGTGAAACCACCCATAATTAGTTAACAGCGAGATATTCTGTCTTAGTAGGGGGTCAAACCTAATAAAGTCAAAAAAACAGAAACAGGACCAAGTAGCACTGCAGATAAAGGCTAGTTAgggaatttaaataaaacttgcaACAGAGTACATGAAATGGATCATACCCCCACTACCCATGGCTCTCACACATTATTCAAGCTCACAGATATATAATTTGAAGGCAAAGTCTGTAGAAAACAATTGGGTCTGGACCGTCAGTAGATAAATCTATGAGACATAGAAACTAACCAAAAACATAGGTCAGCCTGAGAGACTGCAATGCAAGAGCAGGAAACTCCTGCCTAACCTCGGTCAGGTGGAGGGATGGTGGCATCAGGGGAAATGAAGGGATGAAGATGAGCTCCTGGAGTGCAATATAATGTGGTTATCTGACAAGAACATGATAAAATAATGTGTCCAACATCTGCAGACAGTTATACACATTATACAATTCCTATATAAACAGAAGGAAATTACTGATAGGGAAAGATTTCCCATCAGGTCCTTTCCATGTTCTGCCTATCAACTGGAAACTGCAAGCAATGGGCAGACAATTCTCAGAGCAACTGCAACGTGCAGAATGCATTCAGCTACCATGGGAGCCATTACCTCGGAAATCAAGTGAGAATGGAAACCGCTGCCACGAATGCATTGCTAATCTCACAAGAGCCGAATGCACTTGTGCAAATGCTATCTACAAACTCGGGTAAATGGTGAAGTATTCACCTCCCCCTCAGAAGTCCCAAAAATGCATCACAACGAGCACAAGCCGTCTCTTCATGAGTCGAGTGCTTTCAATTCATGCCTATTCCTAGGATGGCAGAGCACATCCAAGTCCTTCGAGAGCTGAATGTGCTTGCTCTtcaccacacacacaacacacaagccATGTGAAACTGTGGATATCAGAGCAAAGCCTCTGGTGAAGGTAACATGCACTCCTAGTCATATAGCTTAATAGTAACATAAACAGTCAGTTAAGATGAAGAAGCCATGACTTGCTGGATGACATGTTCTTCCGGAGCCCTTTTATACTGTGGTCATGACGGTAATGATGTCATTGGCTGTCACTGGCCAATGTTATTGTCATGTTTAGATGTATGCTTCAAACCCCGATCTTGACAAAGGCTTTCCCCCTGAACTGATTTTTCCAAGGAACCTAATTGCACAAACATAGTTATAAAATAACCTGTGAACATAAAaacttttacaattttaaacataTGCGTTGTATCTTTCTGCATGTCTGTTTGTACTCACTGTACTAACTTCTGTTGTATACTGTATAcccactctcacatacacacactcagatacacacactcacattacCATTTGCTTATGATATGATGCAGTTCTTGCTCTTCCGCCGTTTGCGTGTATGTAGTTGAGTTTGACCACCCATCACTGTAGGACTATAACGATGTCGTAATTCCTCGTTGTCGAAGTATCGTAGCTGCACTGGCCGAGGAATGACTTCACCCAGAAGGTAACCATCATCCTCTGACACCTCTGATGAAGAGGAACAGGTTGAGCAAAACTGATCTTCATCCTCAACAGTTTCTCCATACCTACCCATATACTGTCCAATCTGTGGACCTCCAGGATCCTGCAAGGTAAGGTCAGATGTGGTTCGAGGACAAGGCCTAAAGAATTGTTGTCGATACCCATAATTTGCTCCAAATTGATTGTGTGAAACTCTTGATGAGGATGGTCTCTCAAAGTCATCGTGAAATCTATGAATGGGGTCCCCAGGGAAACTCTGACTGTCCGTGGCTAAATGCAGGGCATTGTCTGACCGAGAGCGGCCGGAGCGGTAGTGGTATTTGTGACCTTTGTGGCCCTTGCGGTGGTGACGTTGACGTTGGCGCTGCTGTCTGGGTGAGTCTTGTGTCTGAGTGCGTCTTGGCCGTGGTGTCATTGCTTGGGTATTACCTTCCTGCATACAGGACATGCTTCCTGCAAGACCAATGCGACCTTTGACTGGATCCTCAAAACTTAAACCTCTAGGTGAATCCCAGTATAGTGGAGGAGGGTACCTTATTCTGACAGGCATGCCAATATCAGCAAGAGGTCTTGGGACAGAGCTCAGGGATTCACTGCTGCGGAACTGCATTGATGAGTTTAATGTACCCATGGTGCCTTTATCAGATACATTTACCCCAGAGTCTTTACTCAGGTCAGGCATAGAAAATCGAGAGAAGTGCTCCTGACGCCTGTTGGTCCCATCTAAAGAGTTTCCTGCTGAAAACAAACAATGGACAGAGATCAGAAATACTTATACTACATGAAATGTGTAACAGTTTGAATAAACCAATTAATGTCTCATTTTGAACATACTTCTGTCAGATATTGATATGAAGTACCATGATTTATGTGCCAGCCTAACTGAATTTATGCATACCAGTAGTGTAGGAAAGGGCCAGTGAGTCAGTAGAACCTCTTGGTGTTTGTTGTACTGGTGTAAGTTCACCATAATTTGGCCCAAATTGGTGCCTGCTCCTCAGCAATGGTGGTCGCATCTCCCTGGGAAAGCCTTGCATGCTTATACTGCGTTTGTCCAAAAATCCAGAATTACGGCTTGGTACTTCATTGAAGCTCATTTGTGCTTTGAGCTTAGGAGCATGGAATTCAGGTTCTTGACCATGGTGCATCCAGTTCTCATTGAAAGAGTGGCCCCTCAGAGCTGCCATGGCTGGAGGCTTTTTGGAGTTACCCCCAGGCTGTTCTTTGGACCAAGATTCTGAACTGCTCACTATCTTGGGTGGCTGATTTGGAGAAGGAGGGTAAGCGCTACGTATGCTACATTGGCTTCGTAGCTGATGGGGATTTGAAGATGTGGAGGATTCTCTTTGTTGAGACTCATAGGTATAAGGCTCATCCCTGTTTACCCAAACTGACTGCTCATGATTCAGACTTGGAGATCGACTTGGTGTTCTACTTGGGGTTCTCGTTGGTGTGCGGTGGGGTGTACGACTGGGAGCTGGGCTGGAGATGCTCAGCAAATCCATTTGAACAGCTAGAGGCTCTGCATCACCAACCAATGGTGTAGGGCCAGATGATGTTTGTCGTATACCTTCACCTTTGCCTTTTGTCCCATTCTTGCCAATCTGAGTACTGTGGCGTGACTGACGGGAACGGGCACTCTGGAAAGCAGAGTCTGAAGAGTCTGACAACTCAGGTTCATCCCCTTGGCTGCAGAGACGGGAACAGTAGATCAAACCTTGTTTCGGCAGGAAGGGACAACCCAGCAAAGACTGATTGCAACGAGCACAGCTAAAGCACTCTTCAGTGGCATGCCAGTGTTGACCTTCATATGCCATTTGACCTTGGTCTATACCTAAAACACATTAGATAAAAATTACATTAGACGTCACATAAAATTATTCTTGGCTTATGAAAAAATAGTACTGGAATGAACctcaattcacttttttttttttttttttaaagtttagtttTTGCAGTGTAGTGTTACATTCAAAGAGACATATTTATATCTTAACTACTGTTTAAGGGTACTTCCCCAGTGACAAgctggtgtaaaaaaaaacactattttgcACATTGTTGCAAAGCTTTGTGTGACAATGCATGAAAATgagttcaataaatatattttgtacacaTCCTTTATTTTTGTTAGTATAGTAATGCTTAAAGGGGCTATCTGGAAAATTAGGAAACCCTTCTTATATAAGACACCAGTGGTAGTGAACTGCAGCCAGATATTTACTGTTCATGCTGGTGCTCTTGCACACCCCATAGTGATGTGTGTGAGCATCGGCAAAGCTGTGAATATATTGTACAAGAGACATAACATGATAAGGTAAGAATAACAATAGGTAATCCTAAGGTA
Coding sequences within it:
- the prickle2a gene encoding prickle-like protein 2 isoform X2, producing the protein MALDMERTVSKIMFDFQRNSTSDDDSGCALEEYAWVPPGLKPEQVHQYYSFFPEDKVPYVNSIGEKHRIKQLLQQLPPHDNEVRYCTSLDEEEKRELKIFSNQRKRDNLGRGTVRPLPLTVTGAICNQCGDQINGGDIAVFASRVGHGLCWHPHCFVCCVCSELLVDLIYFHLDGKIYCGRHHAERLKPRCSACDEIIFADECTEAEGQHWHMRHFCCYECDAPLGGQRYIMREGHPHCCNCFESLYAEYCDSCGEHIGIDQGQMAYEGQHWHATEECFSCARCNQSLLGCPFLPKQGLIYCSRLCSQGDEPELSDSSDSAFQSARSRQSRHSTQIGKNGTKGKGEGIRQTSSGPTPLVGDAEPLAVQMDLLSISSPAPSRTPHRTPTRTPSRTPSRSPSLNHEQSVWVNRDEPYTYESQQRESSTSSNPHQLRSQCSIRSAYPPSPNQPPKIVSSSESWSKEQPGGNSKKPPAMAALRGHSFNENWMHHGQEPEFHAPKLKAQMSFNEVPSRNSGFLDKRSISMQGFPREMRPPLLRSRHQFGPNYGELTPVQQTPRGSTDSLALSYTTGNSLDGTNRRQEHFSRFSMPDLSKDSGVNVSDKGTMGTLNSSMQFRSSESLSSVPRPLADIGMPVRIRYPPPLYWDSPRGLSFEDPVKGRIGLAGSMSCMQEGNTQAMTPRPRRTQTQDSPRQQRQRQRHHRKGHKGHKYHYRSGRSRSDNALHLATDSQSFPGDPIHRFHDDFERPSSSRVSHNQFGANYGYRQQFFRPCPRTTSDLTLQDPGGPQIGQYMGRYGETVEDEDQFCSTCSSSSEVSEDDGYLLGEVIPRPVQLRYFDNEELRHRYSPTVMGGQTQLHTRKRRKSKNCIIS
- the prickle2a gene encoding prickle-like protein 2 isoform X1 is translated as MALDMERTVSKIMFDFQRNSTSDDDSGCALEEYAWVPPGLKPEQVHQYYSFFPEDKVPYVNSIGEKHRIKQLLQQLPPHDNEVRYCTSLDEEEKRELKIFSNQRKRDNLGRGTVRPLPLTVTGAICNQCGDQINGGDIAVFASRVGHGLCWHPHCFVCCVCSELLVDLIYFHLDGKIYCGRHHAERLKPRCSACDEIIFADECTEAEGQHWHMRHFCCYECDAPLGGQRYIMREGHPHCCNCFESLYAEYCDSCGEHIGIDQGQMAYEGQHWHATEECFSCARCNQSLLGCPFLPKQGLIYCSRLCSQGDEPELSDSSDSAFQSARSRQSRHSTQIGKNGTKGKGEGIRQTSSGPTPLVGDAEPLAVQMDLLSISSPAPSRTPHRTPTRTPSRTPSRSPSLNHEQSVWVNRDEPYTYESQQRESSTSSNPHQLRSQCSIRSAYPPSPNQPPKIVSSSESWSKEQPGGNSKKPPAMAALRGHSFNENWMHHGQEPEFHAPKLKAQMSFNEVPSRNSGFLDKRSISMQGFPREMRPPLLRSRHQFGPNYGELTPVQQTPRGSTDSLALSYTTAGNSLDGTNRRQEHFSRFSMPDLSKDSGVNVSDKGTMGTLNSSMQFRSSESLSSVPRPLADIGMPVRIRYPPPLYWDSPRGLSFEDPVKGRIGLAGSMSCMQEGNTQAMTPRPRRTQTQDSPRQQRQRQRHHRKGHKGHKYHYRSGRSRSDNALHLATDSQSFPGDPIHRFHDDFERPSSSRVSHNQFGANYGYRQQFFRPCPRTTSDLTLQDPGGPQIGQYMGRYGETVEDEDQFCSTCSSSSEVSEDDGYLLGEVIPRPVQLRYFDNEELRHRYSPTVMGGQTQLHTRKRRKSKNCIIS